A genomic region of Populus nigra chromosome 11, ddPopNigr1.1, whole genome shotgun sequence contains the following coding sequences:
- the LOC133667829 gene encoding uncharacterized protein LOC133667829 isoform X2, with the protein MQIHPLKLMLSPTFARCSSNLKPYFLKTKPFSSSSLDFSPWSGLQSWRESPLNKNRFWGPNGPQTPPSSIDTNGTSLLDSASSLAELGALVLSTSDPLSKSKLSHLAFSKWRNEKLPVGVSPKEIPAPKDSGMPLNAYMLHNLAHVELNAIDLAWDTVVRFSPFSEILEEGFFADFAHVADDESRHFAWCSQRLDELGFRYGDMPAHNLLWRECEKSSDDVAARLAVIPLVQEARGLDAGPRLVQKLVGFGDNRTSKIVARIADEEVAHVAVGVYWFVSVCQKMGRAPCSTFKDLLREYNVELKGPFNYSARDEAGIPRDWYDKSSTNKQDEVTKPDTTKKLSVVYERLASIIAMETENASLNKPAG; encoded by the exons ATGCAAATTCATCCCCTCAAACTCATGCTCTCTCCAACTTTTGCAAGATGCTCATCCAATCTGAAACCTTATTTCCTCAAAACCAaacctttctcttcttcttctttagatTTTTCACCATGGTCTGGTCTGCAATCATGGAGAGAAAGCCCATTGAACAAAAACAGGTTTTGGGGACCAAATGGCCCACAAACACCTCCCTCTTCAATTGACACCAATGGCACTTCGTTGTTGGACTCTGCTTCTTCTCTTGCAGAACTTGGTGCTCTTGTTCTCTCTACTAGCGACCCTCTCTCAAAATCCAAGCTTTCCCATTTGGCTTTCTCTAAGTGGCGCAATGAGAAGCTTCCTGTTGGG GTTTCCCCAAAGGAAATTCCAGCTCCTAAAGATTCAGGCATGCCTCTTAATGCTTACATGCTTCATAATCTTGCACATGTGGAGCTAAATGCAATTGATTTGGCGTGGGATACTGTTGTTCGATTTTCGCCTTTTAGCGAGATTTTGGAGGAAGGATTCTTTGCAGACTTTGCACATGTCGCTGATGATGAGAGTCGTCATTTTGCTTGGTGCTCTCAGAGACTTGACGAGCTGGGTTTCAG ATATGGAGATATGCCTGCTCATAATTTGCTTTGGAGGGAGTGTGAAAAATCATCTGATGATGTTGCTGCCCGTTTGGCTGTGATCCCTCTAGTCCAG GAGGCTAGAGGACTTGATGCTGGGCCAAGGCTAGTGCAAAAACTAGTTGGCTTTGGAGACAATAGGACATCTAAAATAGTGGCTAGAATTGCTGATGAGGAAGTTGCTCATGTAGCCGTTGGGGTCTACTGGTTTGTCTCAGTCTGTCAGAAAATGGGTCGTGCCCCTTGCTCCACTTTTAAAG ATTTGTTAAGGGAGTACAACGTGGAGTTGAAAGGGCCCTTTAATTATTCAGCTAGAGATGAAGCTGGGATTCCCCGTGACTG GTACGACAAATCATCCACAAATAAACAGGACGAGGTTACAAAACCAGATACCACCAAGAAGCTTTCTGTG GTTTACGAAAGACTTGCTTCTATCATTGCCATGGAGACTGAAAATGCAAGTTTGAATAAGCCAGCTGGATAA
- the LOC133667829 gene encoding uncharacterized protein LOC133667829 isoform X1, giving the protein MQIHPLKLMLSPTFARCSSNLKPYFLKTKPFSSSSLDFSPWSGLQSWRESPLNKNRFWGPNGPQTPPSSIDTNGTSLLDSASSLAELGALVLSTSDPLSKSKLSHLAFSKWRNEKLPVGVYDPPSRPARPPKPELVSPKEIPAPKDSGMPLNAYMLHNLAHVELNAIDLAWDTVVRFSPFSEILEEGFFADFAHVADDESRHFAWCSQRLDELGFRYGDMPAHNLLWRECEKSSDDVAARLAVIPLVQEARGLDAGPRLVQKLVGFGDNRTSKIVARIADEEVAHVAVGVYWFVSVCQKMGRAPCSTFKDLLREYNVELKGPFNYSARDEAGIPRDWYDKSSTNKQDEVTKPDTTKKLSVVYERLASIIAMETENASLNKPAG; this is encoded by the exons ATGCAAATTCATCCCCTCAAACTCATGCTCTCTCCAACTTTTGCAAGATGCTCATCCAATCTGAAACCTTATTTCCTCAAAACCAaacctttctcttcttcttctttagatTTTTCACCATGGTCTGGTCTGCAATCATGGAGAGAAAGCCCATTGAACAAAAACAGGTTTTGGGGACCAAATGGCCCACAAACACCTCCCTCTTCAATTGACACCAATGGCACTTCGTTGTTGGACTCTGCTTCTTCTCTTGCAGAACTTGGTGCTCTTGTTCTCTCTACTAGCGACCCTCTCTCAAAATCCAAGCTTTCCCATTTGGCTTTCTCTAAGTGGCGCAATGAGAAGCTTCCTGTTGGGGTATATGACCCTCCTTCAAGACCTGCTAGGCCTCCTAAACCTGAAttg GTTTCCCCAAAGGAAATTCCAGCTCCTAAAGATTCAGGCATGCCTCTTAATGCTTACATGCTTCATAATCTTGCACATGTGGAGCTAAATGCAATTGATTTGGCGTGGGATACTGTTGTTCGATTTTCGCCTTTTAGCGAGATTTTGGAGGAAGGATTCTTTGCAGACTTTGCACATGTCGCTGATGATGAGAGTCGTCATTTTGCTTGGTGCTCTCAGAGACTTGACGAGCTGGGTTTCAG ATATGGAGATATGCCTGCTCATAATTTGCTTTGGAGGGAGTGTGAAAAATCATCTGATGATGTTGCTGCCCGTTTGGCTGTGATCCCTCTAGTCCAG GAGGCTAGAGGACTTGATGCTGGGCCAAGGCTAGTGCAAAAACTAGTTGGCTTTGGAGACAATAGGACATCTAAAATAGTGGCTAGAATTGCTGATGAGGAAGTTGCTCATGTAGCCGTTGGGGTCTACTGGTTTGTCTCAGTCTGTCAGAAAATGGGTCGTGCCCCTTGCTCCACTTTTAAAG ATTTGTTAAGGGAGTACAACGTGGAGTTGAAAGGGCCCTTTAATTATTCAGCTAGAGATGAAGCTGGGATTCCCCGTGACTG GTACGACAAATCATCCACAAATAAACAGGACGAGGTTACAAAACCAGATACCACCAAGAAGCTTTCTGTG GTTTACGAAAGACTTGCTTCTATCATTGCCATGGAGACTGAAAATGCAAGTTTGAATAAGCCAGCTGGATAA